A part of Streptomyces sp. NBC_01235 genomic DNA contains:
- the fxsA gene encoding FxsA family membrane protein, with amino-acid sequence MTTGAPIPTYPASASASASTRPRRSRLRTFLPLGLAAWLVLEIWLLSVVAGAAGGFTVFLLLLAGFLLGSVVIKRAGRRAFQNLNEALQRGTAPTRGGGNGLMMLGGLLLMIPGLASDALGLLLLLPPVQKAVGAYAERTVDRKLREAGSSPLGDAFQQARIHRPDGKVVQGEVIRDEQ; translated from the coding sequence ATGACGACTGGCGCTCCGATCCCGACGTACCCCGCTTCCGCATCAGCATCCGCCTCCACCCGGCCCCGCCGCTCCCGCCTGCGGACGTTCCTGCCGCTGGGGCTCGCCGCGTGGCTGGTGCTGGAGATCTGGCTGCTGTCCGTGGTCGCGGGCGCGGCCGGCGGATTCACGGTCTTCCTGCTGCTGCTCGCCGGGTTCCTGCTCGGCTCGGTGGTCATCAAGCGGGCGGGCCGACGAGCCTTCCAGAACCTGAACGAGGCGCTCCAGCGCGGCACGGCTCCCACCCGTGGCGGCGGCAACGGCCTGATGATGCTCGGCGGCCTCCTCCTGATGATCCCGGGCCTGGCCTCCGACGCGCTCGGCCTGCTCCTGCTGCTCCCGCCGGTTCAGAAGGCCGTGGGCGCCTACGCGGAACGCACGGTCGACCGCAAACTCCGCGAGGCGGGCTCGAGCCCCCTGGGCGATGCCTTCCAGCAGGCCCGCATCCACCGCCCGGACGGCAAGGTGGTCCAGGGCGAGGTCATCAGGGACGAGCAGTAG
- a CDS encoding polyprenol monophosphomannose synthase produces the protein MNDGDGTLAAQDRGSRFGPLGTALVIIPTYNEAENIKSIVGRVRKAVPEAHVLVADDNSPDGTGKLADELAAGDDQVQVLHRKGKEGLGAAYLAGFRWGLENGYGVLIEMDADGSHQPEELPRLLTALKGADLVLGSRWVPGGRVVNWPRSREVISRGGSLYSRLALDLPLRDITGGYRAFRRETLEGLGLDEVASQGYCFQVDLARRAVKAGFHVVEVPITFVERELGDSKMSRDILVEALWRVTAWGVGERVGKITGRSADHPERPQAPAEPHGEAEPHDDAKPHDDAEPLKGVEPKKDAEPHSGG, from the coding sequence GTGAACGACGGCGACGGGACCCTCGCGGCACAGGACCGAGGGAGTCGGTTCGGGCCGCTCGGCACGGCCTTGGTGATCATCCCGACCTACAACGAGGCGGAGAACATCAAGAGCATCGTCGGCCGGGTCCGCAAGGCTGTCCCCGAGGCCCACGTCCTCGTGGCCGACGACAACAGCCCCGACGGCACCGGCAAGCTCGCCGACGAACTGGCTGCCGGGGACGACCAGGTCCAGGTTCTGCACCGCAAGGGCAAGGAAGGTCTCGGCGCCGCCTACCTCGCGGGCTTCCGCTGGGGCCTGGAGAACGGCTACGGCGTGCTGATCGAGATGGACGCCGACGGCTCCCACCAGCCCGAGGAACTGCCCCGCCTGCTCACCGCGCTCAAGGGCGCCGACCTGGTCCTGGGCTCCCGCTGGGTGCCGGGCGGACGGGTGGTGAACTGGCCCAGGTCCCGCGAGGTCATCTCCCGCGGCGGCAGCCTCTACTCCCGCCTCGCCCTCGACCTCCCCCTGCGCGACATCACCGGCGGCTACCGCGCCTTCCGCCGCGAGACCCTGGAGGGCCTCGGCCTCGACGAGGTCGCCTCCCAGGGCTACTGCTTCCAGGTCGACCTCGCCCGCCGCGCGGTCAAGGCCGGCTTCCACGTCGTCGAGGTCCCCATCACCTTCGTCGAGCGTGAACTCGGCGACTCCAAGATGAGCCGCGACATCCTCGTGGAGGCGCTCTGGCGGGTCACGGCGTGGGGCGTGGGGGAGCGGGTCGGCAAGATCACGGGACGGTCCGCCGACCACCCGGAACGACCGCAGGCCCCCGCTGAGCCCCACGGCGAGGCGGAGCCTCACGACGACGCGAAGCCTCACGACGACGCGGAGCCCCTGAAGGGCGTGGAGCCCAAGAAGGACGCGGAGCCTCACAGCGGCGGCTGA
- a CDS encoding amidohydrolase — protein sequence MSERAPEPKTVLLRRGEVHSPADPFATAMVVERGQVAWVGSEGAADAFADGVDEVVDLDGALVTPAFTDAHVHTTSTGLALTGLDLSAAPSLEAALARVRDFAAARPQDKVLLGHGWDASRWPGGRPPTRAELDAAGGGRPLYLSRIDVHSAVVSTALLELTRCLDAPDSPLTADVHHAVRAAAFAAVTPAQRTEAQRTALAHAASLGIGSVHECAGPEISSEDDFTELLRLAAAESGPRVVGYWAEQDVDKARQLGALGAAGDLFVDGALGSHTACLHAPYTDADHTGTAYLGAAEVAAHVTACTEAGLQAGFHAIGDAAVTAVVEGVRAAAEKVGLARIRAARHRVEHAEMLTPETIAAFAELGLTASVQPAFDALWGGAEGMYAQRLGAGRARTLNPFAALLRVGVPLAFGSDSPVTPLDPWGTVRAAAFHRTPEHRVSVRAAFTAHTRGGWRAVGRDDAGVLVPGAPADYALWRTDELVVQAPDDRVARWSTDPRSGTPGLPDLTPGADLPVCLRTVVGGRTVFVGPSE from the coding sequence ATGAGTGAGCGCGCCCCCGAGCCGAAGACCGTCCTGCTCCGCCGTGGAGAGGTCCACAGCCCCGCCGACCCGTTCGCGACCGCGATGGTCGTCGAGCGCGGCCAGGTCGCCTGGGTCGGCTCGGAGGGCGCCGCCGACGCCTTCGCGGACGGCGTCGACGAGGTGGTCGACCTGGACGGCGCCCTCGTCACCCCGGCGTTCACCGACGCCCATGTGCACACCACGTCCACCGGCCTCGCGCTGACCGGCCTCGATCTGTCCGCCGCACCCTCCCTGGAGGCCGCCCTCGCCCGCGTACGGGACTTCGCGGCGGCCCGACCGCAGGACAAGGTGCTGCTCGGGCACGGCTGGGACGCCTCCCGCTGGCCCGGCGGTCGCCCCCCGACGCGCGCCGAACTCGACGCGGCCGGCGGCGGCCGTCCCCTCTACCTGTCCCGTATCGACGTCCACTCGGCGGTCGTCAGCACGGCCCTGCTGGAACTCACCCGCTGCCTCGACGCGCCCGACAGCCCGCTCACCGCCGACGTCCACCACGCCGTCCGCGCCGCCGCGTTCGCAGCCGTGACGCCCGCACAGCGCACGGAGGCCCAGCGGACCGCCCTCGCGCACGCCGCCTCCCTGGGCATCGGCTCCGTCCACGAGTGCGCGGGACCGGAGATCTCCTCCGAGGACGACTTCACGGAGCTGCTGCGGCTCGCCGCCGCGGAGAGCGGCCCGCGGGTCGTCGGCTACTGGGCCGAGCAGGATGTCGACAAGGCACGGCAGCTGGGCGCGCTCGGCGCCGCCGGTGACCTGTTCGTCGACGGCGCCCTCGGCTCGCACACCGCCTGCCTGCACGCCCCGTACACCGACGCCGACCACACCGGCACCGCCTACCTGGGCGCCGCCGAGGTCGCCGCGCACGTGACGGCGTGCACCGAGGCCGGTCTCCAGGCGGGCTTCCACGCCATCGGAGACGCCGCCGTGACCGCCGTCGTGGAGGGCGTGCGCGCCGCCGCGGAGAAGGTCGGCCTGGCCCGGATCCGCGCCGCCCGCCACCGCGTGGAGCACGCCGAGATGCTCACGCCCGAGACGATCGCCGCCTTCGCCGAGCTCGGCCTCACCGCCTCCGTCCAGCCCGCCTTCGACGCCCTGTGGGGCGGTGCGGAGGGCATGTACGCCCAGCGTCTGGGCGCCGGGCGGGCCCGCACCCTGAACCCCTTCGCGGCCCTGCTGCGCGTCGGCGTCCCGCTCGCCTTCGGCTCCGACAGCCCGGTCACCCCCCTCGACCCGTGGGGCACGGTCCGCGCCGCCGCCTTCCACCGCACTCCCGAGCATCGGGTCTCCGTACGCGCTGCGTTCACGGCCCACACGCGCGGCGGCTGGCGGGCGGTCGGCCGCGACGACGCGGGCGTCCTGGTGCCGGGCGCACCCGCCGACTACGCGCTCTGGCGTACGGACGAACTGGTCGTCCAGGCCCCCGACGACCGGGTTGCCCGCTGGTCCACCGACCCCCGTTCCGGCACCCCCGGACTGCCCGATCTGACCCCCGGCGCCGACCTCCCGGTGTGCCTGCGCACGGTGGTGGGCGGCCGGACCGTGTTCGTGGGGCCGAGCGAGTGA
- a CDS encoding Lrp/AsnC family transcriptional regulator, translating into MEELDRQIVQLLVKDGRMSYTDLGKATGLSTSAVHQRVRRLEQRGVIRGYAAVVDSEAVGLPLTAFISVKPFDPSAPDDIADRLAGVPEIEACHSVAGDENYILKVRVATPHELEELLGRLRALAGVSTRTTVVLSTPYEARPPRI; encoded by the coding sequence ATGGAGGAGCTGGACCGACAAATCGTGCAGCTGCTCGTCAAGGACGGGCGGATGAGTTACACCGATCTGGGCAAGGCGACGGGCCTGTCCACGTCGGCCGTGCATCAACGGGTGCGCCGGCTGGAACAGCGCGGCGTCATCCGTGGGTACGCGGCCGTCGTCGACTCCGAGGCCGTCGGGCTGCCCCTGACCGCCTTCATCTCGGTGAAACCGTTCGACCCCAGCGCCCCCGACGACATCGCGGACCGGCTGGCCGGCGTACCCGAGATCGAGGCCTGCCACAGCGTGGCCGGTGACGAGAACTACATCCTCAAGGTGCGCGTGGCCACCCCGCACGAGCTGGAGGAGCTGCTCGGGCGGCTCCGCGCGCTCGCGGGGGTGTCGACACGGACGACGGTCGTCCTGTCCACGCCGTACGAGGCCCGGCCCCCGCGGATCTGA
- a CDS encoding phosphotransferase family protein — protein MAMASRPRTSTRDPEEIAHRLTVWLATRLPGARATAVTVPVANGMSSETLLFDIEHPTRLQPPFRACALRLAADPSAYTVFPVYDMVRQYRTMRLVAQHTDVPVPRVLWLEEDPGPLGAPFFVMERVEGRVPPDVMPYTYEGNWLHAASDGQRERLEAATIGLLARLHDQVPLEKAQFLTLPGDGDALHRHVTAQRAYYHWVVDGLPRSPLIEEAFDRLAHLWPRDPGAPVLNWGDARIGNVIYDGFEPVAVLDWEMAAVAPREVDLGWTLYLHRFFHDLTVASGGRGLPDFLRRERVEERYARLTGHIPRDMDFYTLYAALRQAIVMLRVAYRQAHFGEVAVPADPDTLILHHDSLRAMVQGGYWS, from the coding sequence ATGGCCATGGCATCCCGCCCCCGCACCAGCACCCGCGACCCGGAGGAGATCGCCCACCGGCTCACGGTCTGGCTCGCCACCCGTCTGCCCGGAGCCCGGGCCACCGCCGTCACCGTCCCCGTCGCCAACGGGATGTCCAGCGAGACCCTGCTCTTCGACATCGAGCACCCGACGCGCCTTCAACCGCCCTTCCGCGCCTGCGCGTTGAGGCTCGCGGCCGACCCGTCGGCGTACACGGTGTTCCCGGTGTACGACATGGTCCGCCAGTACCGCACGATGCGTCTGGTCGCCCAGCACACGGACGTGCCCGTACCGCGCGTGCTCTGGCTGGAGGAGGACCCCGGACCGCTCGGCGCGCCGTTCTTCGTCATGGAGCGCGTCGAGGGGCGTGTACCGCCCGACGTCATGCCGTACACCTACGAGGGCAACTGGCTGCACGCGGCGAGCGACGGGCAGCGCGAACGCCTGGAGGCGGCGACGATCGGCCTGTTGGCCCGGCTGCACGACCAAGTGCCGCTGGAAAAAGCCCAGTTCCTCACCCTCCCCGGTGATGGCGACGCGCTCCACCGCCATGTTACGGCCCAACGCGCCTACTACCACTGGGTCGTCGACGGGCTGCCCCGCTCACCGCTCATCGAGGAGGCGTTCGACCGGCTCGCGCACCTCTGGCCGCGCGATCCCGGCGCACCGGTGCTCAACTGGGGCGACGCCCGCATCGGAAACGTGATCTACGACGGCTTCGAGCCCGTGGCCGTCCTCGACTGGGAGATGGCGGCCGTCGCCCCGCGCGAGGTGGACCTCGGCTGGACGCTCTACCTGCACCGCTTCTTCCACGACCTCACGGTCGCCTCCGGCGGGCGCGGACTGCCCGACTTCCTGCGCCGTGAACGCGTCGAGGAACGCTACGCGCGGCTCACCGGGCACATCCCGCGCGACATGGACTTCTACACGCTGTACGCCGCACTGCGGCAGGCGATCGTGATGCTGCGCGTCGCCTACCGGCAGGCGCACTTCGGCGAGGTCGCCGTCCCGGCCGATCCGGACACCCTGATCCTGCACCACGACAGCCTGCGTGCCATGGTGCAGGGCGGCTACTGGAGTTGA
- a CDS encoding acyl-CoA dehydrogenase family protein: MSDRAPKPVDRPLPTAEARDLMVLVRDIARREIAPSAAEEEEAGRFPRGLFTLLSASGLLGLPYDSAYGGGDQPYEVYLQVLEELAAARLTVGLGVSVHTLASYALAAHGTREQRAAHLPAMLGGGLLGAYCLSEPSSGSDAASLRTRAVREGGDWVITGTKAWTTHGGIADFYTVMVRTGGEGARGITAFLVPGDAEGLSAAPPERKMGLKGSPTAQVHFDGVRIPDARRIGHEGQGFAIALAALDSGRLGIAACAVGLAQAALDEAVAHALQRRQFGRPIADFQGLRFLLADMATRIEAGRALYLAAARLRDAGRPFARQAAMAKLHCTDAAMQITTDAVQVLGGYGCTADFPVERYLREAKVLQIVEGTNQIQRMVIARHLLGPESR, encoded by the coding sequence ATGTCCGACCGCGCGCCGAAACCGGTGGACCGCCCCCTGCCCACGGCGGAGGCCCGGGACCTCATGGTTCTCGTCCGGGACATCGCCCGACGCGAGATCGCACCGTCCGCAGCCGAGGAAGAGGAGGCCGGCCGCTTCCCGCGTGGGCTGTTCACCCTTCTGTCCGCATCGGGGCTGCTCGGTCTGCCGTACGACTCCGCGTACGGCGGCGGCGACCAGCCCTACGAGGTCTACCTCCAGGTCCTCGAAGAGCTCGCCGCGGCCCGCCTCACCGTCGGGCTCGGCGTCAGCGTGCACACCCTGGCCTCCTACGCCCTCGCCGCCCACGGCACGCGGGAGCAGCGGGCCGCGCACCTGCCCGCCATGCTTGGCGGCGGGCTGCTCGGCGCGTACTGCCTGTCCGAGCCGTCCTCCGGCTCGGACGCGGCCTCGCTGCGGACCAGGGCCGTGCGGGAGGGTGGCGACTGGGTGATCACCGGCACCAAGGCCTGGACCACGCACGGCGGGATCGCCGACTTCTACACCGTCATGGTCCGCACCGGCGGCGAGGGCGCCCGGGGGATCACGGCGTTCCTGGTGCCGGGCGACGCCGAGGGCCTGAGCGCCGCGCCCCCGGAGCGGAAGATGGGGCTCAAGGGCTCGCCCACCGCCCAGGTCCACTTCGACGGCGTACGGATCCCCGACGCACGCCGCATCGGCCACGAGGGCCAGGGCTTCGCGATCGCCCTGGCCGCCCTGGACTCCGGGCGGCTCGGCATCGCCGCCTGCGCGGTCGGCCTGGCCCAGGCGGCCCTCGACGAGGCCGTCGCCCACGCGCTGCAGCGACGGCAGTTCGGGCGGCCGATCGCCGACTTCCAGGGGCTGCGCTTCCTGCTCGCCGACATGGCGACCCGGATCGAGGCGGGCCGGGCCCTGTACCTCGCGGCCGCGCGGCTGCGGGACGCCGGCCGGCCGTTCGCCCGGCAGGCGGCCATGGCCAAGCTCCACTGCACCGACGCCGCCATGCAGATCACCACCGACGCCGTCCAGGTCCTCGGCGGGTACGGCTGCACCGCCGACTTCCCCGTGGAGCGCTACCTGCGCGAGGCCAAGGTCCTGCAGATCGTCGAGGGCACGAACCAGATCCAGCGGATGGTCATCGCCCGTCACCTACTGGGTCCGGAATCCCGCTGA
- a CDS encoding glycoside hydrolase family 18 protein: MHTPFHPRARFRTLLSAACCAALGAALLAGAGTATADEPGPTEAHATGTAGTKVVGYFTDWGIYGRQYYVKNIETSGSADRLTHINYAFGNVTGGKCALGDSWADTDRPFTAEESVDGVADTADQPLDGNFNQLRKLKKLHPNLKVIWSFGGWSWSGGFGEAAQDPAAFAQSCYDLVENSQWADVFDGIDIDWEYPNACGLTCDTSGREAFRDVMAALRAKFGKRELITAAITADATSGGKIEAADYAGAAQYVDWYNPMTYDYFGTWDATGPTAPHSPLTSYPGIPKKGYDTATTIAKLKSLGIPSHKLLLGIGFYGRGWTGVTQTKPGGTATGPAAGTYEDGSEDYKVLKTKCPATGTVGGTAYAKCGSDWWSYDTPATIATKMKYKNQQDLGGTFFWELSGDTADGELINAIK, encoded by the coding sequence ATGCACACCCCGTTCCACCCCCGTGCCCGGTTCCGGACGCTCCTGTCCGCCGCCTGTTGCGCCGCGCTCGGCGCCGCCCTGCTCGCCGGTGCGGGCACCGCCACCGCCGACGAGCCCGGCCCCACCGAGGCCCACGCGACCGGCACGGCCGGCACAAAGGTCGTGGGCTATTTCACCGACTGGGGCATCTACGGCCGCCAGTACTACGTCAAGAACATCGAGACGTCCGGCTCCGCGGACCGGCTCACCCACATCAACTACGCCTTCGGCAACGTCACCGGCGGCAAGTGCGCGCTCGGCGACTCCTGGGCGGACACCGACAGGCCGTTCACCGCCGAGGAGTCCGTGGACGGCGTCGCCGACACCGCGGACCAGCCGCTCGACGGCAACTTCAACCAGCTGCGCAAGCTGAAGAAGCTCCACCCGAACCTCAAGGTCATCTGGTCGTTCGGCGGCTGGAGCTGGTCAGGCGGCTTCGGCGAGGCGGCCCAGGACCCGGCGGCCTTCGCCCAGTCCTGCTACGACCTGGTCGAGAACTCCCAGTGGGCGGACGTCTTCGACGGCATCGACATCGACTGGGAGTACCCGAACGCCTGCGGCCTCACCTGCGACACCAGCGGCCGCGAGGCGTTCCGGGACGTCATGGCGGCCCTGCGCGCCAAGTTCGGCAAGCGGGAGCTGATCACGGCGGCGATCACGGCGGACGCCACCAGCGGCGGCAAGATCGAGGCGGCGGACTACGCGGGCGCGGCACAGTACGTCGACTGGTACAACCCGATGACGTACGACTACTTCGGCACCTGGGACGCCACCGGTCCCACAGCACCGCACTCGCCGCTGACCTCGTACCCCGGCATCCCCAAGAAGGGGTACGACACCGCCACCACGATCGCCAAGCTCAAGAGCCTGGGCATCCCGTCGCACAAGCTGCTGCTCGGCATCGGCTTCTACGGGCGCGGCTGGACCGGGGTCACGCAGACGAAGCCGGGTGGCACCGCCACCGGGCCGGCGGCCGGGACGTACGAGGACGGCAGCGAGGACTACAAGGTGCTCAAGACCAAGTGCCCGGCGACGGGGACGGTGGGCGGCACGGCGTACGCCAAGTGCGGCAGCGACTGGTGGAGTTACGACACCCCGGCGACCATCGCGACCAAGATGAAGTACAAGAACCAGCAGGATCTTGGCGGGACGTTCTTCTGGGAGCTGAGCGGGGACACAGCCGACGGAGAGCTGATCAACGCGATCAAGTAG
- a CDS encoding TetR/AcrR family transcriptional regulator, which translates to MNISEQREVARPRARGTERSLARRAELISIGRKLFADTSYDALSMDDIARQAHVAKGLIYYYFQSKRGYYLAIIQDSVADLVTFAASGLELPQVDRVHRTIDSYLRYAEHNQAAYRTIVSGGVGFDTEVHAIRDGVRAAIVATIAEGAYGRSDIPPLPRMGLLSWVCSVEGATLEWIDRPGLSREVMGDLLVKTLGGSMRAIEALDPAFPAPKPAQRED; encoded by the coding sequence TTGAATATCAGTGAACAGCGCGAAGTTGCCCGTCCCCGGGCACGCGGCACCGAGCGCTCACTGGCGCGTCGCGCCGAACTCATCTCCATCGGGCGGAAGTTGTTCGCCGACACGTCCTACGACGCGCTCTCGATGGACGACATCGCCCGGCAGGCGCACGTCGCCAAGGGGCTGATCTACTACTACTTCCAGTCCAAGCGCGGCTACTACCTGGCGATCATCCAGGACTCCGTCGCAGACCTGGTCACCTTCGCGGCGAGCGGCCTCGAACTGCCGCAGGTGGACCGGGTGCACCGCACCATCGACAGCTATCTGCGCTACGCGGAGCACAACCAGGCCGCCTACCGCACGATCGTCAGCGGTGGCGTCGGCTTCGACACCGAGGTGCACGCGATCCGGGACGGGGTGCGCGCGGCGATCGTGGCGACCATCGCCGAGGGCGCGTACGGTCGCAGCGACATCCCGCCGCTGCCGCGTATGGGCCTGCTGTCCTGGGTGTGCAGCGTCGAGGGGGCCACCCTCGAATGGATCGACCGCCCCGGACTCTCCCGCGAGGTCATGGGCGACCTGCTGGTGAAGACCCTGGGCGGCTCCATGCGCGCCATCGAGGCACTCGACCCGGCCTTCCCGGCACCGAAGCCGGCCCAGCGCGAGGACTGA
- a CDS encoding SCO1431 family membrane protein, producing the protein MTAQTATATRARTGGPETDGPKLLEHVMGWVLVAVVAMLVTRLGLL; encoded by the coding sequence ATGACCGCACAGACAGCCACCGCCACCCGCGCCCGCACCGGCGGCCCCGAGACCGACGGCCCGAAGCTCCTCGAGCACGTCATGGGCTGGGTCCTCGTCGCAGTCGTCGCGATGCTGGTCACCCGACTCGGACTGCTCTGA